In one Geoglobus acetivorans genomic region, the following are encoded:
- a CDS encoding carbohydrate binding domain-containing protein, translating into MVKKLMMIKNWYLLISLSFLYALLSKWWLISALAHNHTSIVFLQGAKPVAAPAYYTFNNLFYTWLSVMSRPMYPLSFYNPINLIYVFPSIYSWILYECMFPWLGGLLFSIFIVVFIKYIEKINSSYFDITYVLFSGFIGGFIYETILLSPWLDIWTKAFVSLVPLILIFAMLALDKIKEGKFPIKCALFTAVAITFVYDIRITLASIIVIFILSILILFILDKKAYIEKSKRWVLFLSVVFIITGTMRILSAIIPMFSKTENPFGGFRTLTLPVIVGNYDLVSVFGLPFPLIKEYVMVYCIFLIFLTLILSSLLLIRDKYIKKTILFLMIPIVFVISVIWVYSPFKFIHKMLTEIVILGIDVGVMFRTPRFFITITGTLVSLIAGLLAYYIWKRKLKYLQALLVVFIVLIGGLNIYLNNNEQIKPLAQRVSILPKDYQDVYYELKQLVNESDVRVLYILRTGKYEVERPPWLKSICWGILEKSFNILTYFYYGRPMEYLYRFIMKEGIDGNTQPISTILSYLDVKYLIVTTDYKFKSMREKSIKIINYLSNSSYFEEKWNNTKIFIFEIKRPVNGHFYVSSCPFILISGGYSSLSTVINSGTLNNDNGILFSDQIIPLEALDKNKIGTITTVKGRDTINDLITQLVYWKKVNGIIVVPSKFTLGIDKSKWHPFFIANPHHGEWEVFYIWPFKGNVKYEFDFRNDWGFVGATKPGQKLDIPITIKEGRKYIILIRYLGNAEGGKFAIKINNNSLTTINTFDKTNSFKWALIQYDFPKKGEYSLTIKNIGGRNAINIILSIPEKEYYRAKQEVEKLLQNKTIIYLFEAESDLYRGDAKIIKDFNASNGEMLSFGKNDRAWQDVEMIKPGTYRLALKGMGEFRVRIGDEVFTLKPEGNFSYTPPFHLDKGDHRLEIAPLNVRNILQNPSFEDVFAGLPESWNIGNTKDFKIGFDRGYDGNYSLKVSTSTTGKRWSWIRSEPMDVEPGRDYLITTHMKYRNVKASHVKLEAYYPEENRWRQLTPFIPGGKSGTSAWQKYSAIIKIPENATEIRVVLNAGWVLDEGKGEAITWFDDISVIPLDEAPKLDVVWLYSTETNQTVEGLFEVKERPAEVVNYTKINPTLWKVKVNATKPFMLSFAEAYDPLWEARIYRDGVKVGTVKSIPLYSVINGFWINETGNLEIVIRYKPQDWFEIGLMISGLTFAGCIGYLFFDWRREKGDGWALKVQNRVKKFRWKLF; encoded by the coding sequence ATGGTGAAAAAACTAATGATGATTAAAAATTGGTATCTTTTAATCTCATTATCATTTTTGTATGCTTTACTGAGCAAATGGTGGTTGATTTCAGCACTAGCACATAATCACACAAGTATAGTATTTCTTCAAGGTGCAAAACCTGTAGCAGCACCAGCCTACTATACCTTCAACAATCTTTTTTATACATGGTTATCAGTCATGAGTAGACCTATGTATCCTCTATCTTTTTACAATCCTATCAATCTAATTTATGTTTTTCCGTCCATATATTCGTGGATACTATATGAGTGTATGTTTCCTTGGTTAGGAGGTTTACTATTTAGCATTTTTATAGTTGTATTTATTAAATATATTGAAAAAATAAATTCTTCATACTTTGATATCACCTATGTATTGTTTAGTGGGTTTATAGGTGGTTTTATTTATGAAACAATTCTACTATCACCATGGTTGGATATTTGGACTAAAGCTTTTGTATCCCTAGTTCCATTAATTTTAATATTTGCAATGCTAGCTTTAGATAAAATAAAAGAAGGTAAATTTCCAATAAAATGTGCATTATTTACTGCTGTAGCAATTACTTTTGTTTATGATATTAGAATTACTCTAGCATCAATAATTGTTATTTTTATATTGAGCATTCTAATTTTATTTATTTTAGATAAAAAAGCATACATAGAAAAAAGTAAAAGATGGGTTTTATTTTTATCTGTTGTATTCATAATTACTGGGACAATGAGAATACTTTCCGCTATTATTCCAATGTTTTCTAAAACTGAAAATCCTTTTGGAGGTTTTAGAACTCTAACTTTACCAGTTATTGTTGGCAACTACGATTTAGTATCGGTATTTGGATTGCCTTTTCCTTTAATAAAAGAGTATGTAATGGTCTATTGCATATTTCTAATATTTCTGACTTTAATACTATCAAGTCTTTTATTAATAAGAGATAAATACATAAAGAAAACTATCCTGTTTCTAATGATCCCTATAGTTTTTGTAATTTCTGTTATTTGGGTTTATTCACCCTTCAAATTTATTCATAAAATGCTTACTGAGATTGTTATATTAGGCATAGATGTTGGTGTAATGTTTAGAACTCCTCGTTTCTTCATAACGATAACTGGCACATTAGTCTCATTGATTGCGGGATTGTTAGCTTACTATATATGGAAACGGAAATTAAAATATCTCCAAGCATTACTAGTAGTTTTTATTGTATTAATAGGTGGGTTAAATATATATTTAAACAATAATGAGCAAATTAAACCATTAGCCCAAAGAGTCAGTATTTTACCTAAGGATTACCAAGATGTTTATTACGAACTAAAACAGTTAGTAAATGAAAGTGATGTGAGAGTACTGTATATTCTCAGAACTGGAAAATATGAAGTAGAAAGACCACCATGGCTGAAAAGTATATGTTGGGGGATATTGGAAAAATCCTTCAATATATTGACTTATTTCTACTATGGCAGACCAATGGAATATTTATATAGATTTATAATGAAAGAGGGGATAGACGGTAACACTCAACCAATTAGCACAATCCTATCTTACTTAGATGTAAAATATCTAATAGTAACTACTGACTATAAATTCAAAAGCATGAGAGAAAAATCTATAAAAATAATTAATTATTTATCCAATTCTTCGTACTTTGAAGAAAAATGGAACAATACAAAAATATTTATATTTGAAATTAAAAGACCGGTAAACGGACATTTTTATGTTTCTTCTTGCCCATTTATTCTTATTAGCGGTGGATATTCATCATTATCTACTGTAATAAATAGTGGCACACTGAATAATGATAATGGAATACTATTTTCTGATCAAATAATTCCATTAGAAGCTTTAGATAAAAATAAAATTGGAACGATAACAACTGTAAAAGGTAGAGACACTATAAATGACTTAATCACCCAACTGGTATATTGGAAGAAAGTTAATGGTATTATTGTAGTGCCTTCTAAGTTCACACTTGGGATAGATAAAAGCAAGTGGCACCCCTTCTTTATAGCTAATCCTCATCATGGAGAGTGGGAAGTGTTTTACATTTGGCCATTCAAAGGTAATGTAAAGTATGAATTTGACTTTAGAAATGATTGGGGATTCGTTGGGGCTACTAAACCCGGACAAAAACTAGATATCCCTATAACGATTAAAGAGGGACGGAAATATATAATATTAATAAGATATTTAGGGAACGCTGAAGGTGGAAAATTCGCAATAAAGATAAATAATAACTCATTGACCACAATTAATACTTTTGATAAAACAAATAGTTTTAAATGGGCACTTATTCAATATGATTTTCCTAAAAAAGGTGAATATAGCCTTACAATAAAAAATATAGGAGGTAGAAATGCCATAAATATAATACTTTCAATCCCTGAAAAAGAATACTACAGAGCAAAGCAGGAAGTGGAAAAACTCCTGCAGAACAAAACCATAATCTACCTCTTTGAAGCTGAATCCGACCTGTACAGGGGTGATGCAAAGATTATCAAGGACTTCAACGCCAGCAACGGCGAAATGCTCTCATTCGGTAAAAACGACAGGGCATGGCAGGATGTGGAAATGATAAAGCCCGGAACGTACAGGCTTGCGCTGAAGGGAATGGGGGAGTTCAGGGTCAGGATTGGCGATGAGGTATTCACGCTGAAGCCTGAGGGAAACTTCTCTTACACTCCGCCCTTCCACCTGGATAAGGGTGACCACAGGCTTGAGATAGCTCCGCTGAATGTCAGAAACATCCTGCAAAACCCGTCATTCGAGGATGTGTTTGCCGGGCTGCCGGAGAGCTGGAATATCGGCAACACTAAGGACTTCAAAATAGGCTTTGACAGAGGTTATGACGGAAACTACAGCTTAAAAGTCTCGACCTCAACAACCGGGAAAAGATGGAGCTGGATAAGGAGCGAGCCTATGGATGTTGAGCCGGGCAGAGATTATCTGATCACAACCCACATGAAATACCGGAACGTCAAGGCATCACACGTGAAGCTTGAGGCGTACTATCCTGAAGAGAACAGATGGAGACAGCTAACCCCGTTCATACCGGGTGGAAAATCCGGAACCTCTGCCTGGCAGAAGTATTCGGCAATAATAAAGATCCCCGAAAATGCAACAGAGATAAGGGTTGTATTGAACGCCGGCTGGGTTCTCGATGAAGGCAAAGGGGAAGCCATAACCTGGTTCGACGACATAAGCGTTATCCCACTCGATGAGGCTCCAAAGCTCGATGTTGTATGGCTGTACTCCACAGAAACCAACCAGACAGTGGAGGGGCTGTTTGAGGTCAAAGAAAGGCCGGCTGAGGTGGTAAACTACACGAAAATCAACCCCACCCTGTGGAAGGTTAAAGTTAACGCAACAAAACCCTTCATGCTGAGCTTTGCTGAAGCATACGATCCATTGTGGGAGGCGAGAATATACAGGGATGGAGTAAAGGTTGGGACTGTTAAGTCCATCCCTCTATACTCGGTCATAAACGGCTTCTGGATCAACGAAACCGGCAACCTTGAAATAGTCATCCGCTACAAACCCCAGGACTGGTTTGAGATTGGGTTGATGATTTCCGGATTAACTTTCGCCGGTTGCATTGGCTATCTTTTCTTTGACTGGAGGAGGGAGAAAGGGGATGGTTGGGCTTTAAAGGTTCAAAACAGAGTTAAGAAGTTCAGGTGGAAACTATTTTAA
- a CDS encoding antitoxin family protein: MPKVIEVIYENGVFKPLGKLELPEGAKLLVFVEDFSEIDSISIRTKEIAGEASGKKILEVLGDVWM; encoded by the coding sequence ATGCCTAAGGTGATTGAAGTCATCTACGAAAACGGAGTTTTCAAGCCTCTCGGAAAGTTAGAGTTGCCAGAAGGAGCAAAGTTACTGGTGTTTGTCGAGGATTTTAGTGAAATTGACAGCATATCCATCAGAACCAAAGAGATAGCTGGTGAAGCGTCTGGAAAAAAAATTCTTGAAGTGCTGGGAGATGTATGGATGTAA
- a CDS encoding PIN domain-containing protein, with protein sequence MDVMDVIYLDSGVLVELLLGKDVKRQKIKSIIAGKKRSTSVISFGEVLYVTVALSTERYYGNRGRNNVKRFIKERHDEYLSLYNSVYRLHSLLNLDILPHPKFEGLRKLIERYILLPRDLIHMASAIENNCNYFLTLDSDFKQIDENIDIIVIED encoded by the coding sequence ATGGATGTAATGGATGTGATCTACCTCGATTCCGGAGTACTGGTAGAGCTCCTGCTTGGGAAAGATGTGAAAAGGCAGAAAATAAAGTCAATAATAGCTGGAAAAAAGCGCTCTACTTCTGTTATATCTTTTGGTGAGGTGTTGTACGTTACTGTAGCTCTAAGCACTGAGAGGTATTACGGAAATAGAGGGCGTAATAATGTGAAAAGATTCATAAAAGAGAGACACGATGAATATCTATCCCTTTACAATAGCGTTTATCGCTTGCATTCTTTACTTAATCTGGATATATTGCCCCATCCAAAATTTGAGGGATTGCGGAAATTAATTGAAAGATATATTCTCCTCCCTCGAGACCTTATACACATGGCAAGTGCAATCGAAAACAACTGCAACTATTTCCTTACACTGGATAGTGACTTTAAACAAATTGATGAAAACATAGATATAATTGTTATTGAAGACTAA
- a CDS encoding toxin-antitoxin system TumE family protein: MLLRYLTFLKIVNEEFSDMVVNIELHPDRIRLILTDKSWVDIRYPVEDKFSFHWQRSEKIYRIDTAPHHRNIKTYPRHIHLGSENNIVEDNVTEGGKSPEDNFRRFMLWVRNTLQND; this comes from the coding sequence ATGCTCCTGAGGTATCTGACTTTTCTCAAGATAGTTAATGAAGAATTTTCTGATATGGTTGTAAATATTGAACTTCATCCGGATAGAATAAGACTGATCTTGACGGATAAATCGTGGGTAGATATTAGATATCCGGTTGAGGATAAATTCTCGTTCCACTGGCAGAGAAGTGAGAAGATATACAGAATTGACACAGCTCCTCACCACAGGAATATAAAGACATATCCGAGACACATTCATTTAGGCTCGGAAAATAATATAGTTGAGGACAATGTAACTGAAGGAGGCAAATCACCGGAAGATAACTTCAGAAGATTTATGTTATGGGTGAGAAATACTCTCCAAAATGATTAA
- a CDS encoding UPF0175 family protein: MITIPEDVLASMKLPEKDRERILKVELAIALYRRGVLSIGKARKLAEMSKWEFMEELGRRKIERHYTEKELEEDIAFAKGNK, encoded by the coding sequence ATGATAACCATACCTGAAGACGTGCTGGCTTCCATGAAGCTACCTGAAAAGGATAGAGAGAGGATCTTAAAGGTAGAGTTGGCTATAGCCCTCTATCGGAGGGGTGTTCTGTCCATTGGCAAGGCGAGAAAGCTTGCTGAGATGAGCAAATGGGAGTTTATGGAAGAACTTGGCAGAAGGAAAATCGAAAGGCACTATACAGAGAAGGAACTTGAGGAGGATATTGCATTTGCAAAAGGTAATAAGTAA
- a CDS encoding DUF3368 domain-containing protein translates to MQKVISNSSPLIHLSKISRLNLLKDFFNEVIVPEAVYKECVVEGGDRDDARKIAKAKWIRVLKIRDEKLKRAFMMGLDEGEAEAIVLALEESADLILLDDYEARRVARSFGLSVTGTVGILVRAKREGKVECLEDEIEKLMKTGFWLNRELYERILAESREL, encoded by the coding sequence TTGCAAAAGGTAATAAGTAATTCTTCACCACTCATCCATCTATCAAAAATCTCAAGATTAAACCTGCTGAAAGACTTTTTTAACGAAGTAATTGTGCCGGAAGCTGTTTATAAAGAGTGTGTCGTTGAGGGCGGAGACAGAGATGATGCAAGAAAAATTGCGAAAGCAAAATGGATCAGGGTTCTAAAAATAAGGGATGAAAAGCTCAAAAGAGCTTTCATGATGGGACTTGATGAGGGTGAAGCTGAGGCAATAGTGCTTGCCTTGGAAGAATCTGCCGATCTGATCCTTTTGGATGACTATGAGGCAAGAAGAGTGGCCAGGAGTTTTGGATTGAGCGTTACCGGAACAGTAGGTATTTTAGTCAGGGCAAAGCGTGAAGGTAAAGTAGAGTGTTTAGAGGATGAGATTGAAAAGCTTATGAAAACAGGATTCTGGTTAAATAGAGAATTGTATGAAAGAATACTGGCAGAGTCGAGGGAGTTATAG
- a CDS encoding alpha-(1->3)-arabinofuranosyltransferase domain-containing protein has protein sequence MNCDRRTWIDNLVYAGMALAVIVPVSFGKYLFLLDFVPRLNEFKVLEQFYGFTAPVYGGGLPVSLISVLIPPWIFQKVLLFTILFLSGYSMHKLVSTFTQSKTARFYAGLLYMLNPYTYIRTVVGHWGILLAYAILPLAIKYFLELLDKRDSRSIMKAVLITTIVAFNAHTFFMAFLVFSILFLFRVYREKSATGLIKPLAVFFTLFLALDTYWLIPLITAQRTTVLTHISTEDLAAFAPRIESFSALFTLASMHGFWRAGYLYAKDFLPFWWVFFVFILFLAVHGFVSCFRNERLWVYVRAFGLIWLAGLILATGIRSPFEGFFRFLFDHIPLMKGMRDTHKFVTMLALSYSFLGALGVAEIERGLEGLKKENGVKLRKAAIVILFVPLVYSFTFFNGFAGQIKPADFPKDWYEVNEFLNKDKDDFRVLFLPWHLYMDFHWVPNKDKRIANPAPLFFDKAVISAKNIEVSGIYRQIYSPSQLYIDQILSKRNGITNFGELVSILGVKYILLTKEVDYKSYFFLFNQSDLKLVLETENFYVFENKQFKGRIFSVAGTAYVRNWDELIKRSKMEDLTTRLYVIGSGEEENFETYRKLEYEKVSPVKYDIRDKPLKYVVFTEEYSKDWKLDGREPVKAYGVVNAYAVSDISESKEVVYERFYRVCLPSYIASLITFIGCAGYMLRGWKIARKGRVR, from the coding sequence TTGAACTGTGACAGGCGAACCTGGATTGACAATCTCGTTTACGCCGGGATGGCCCTTGCAGTAATAGTGCCCGTTTCATTCGGTAAATATCTGTTCTTGCTGGACTTTGTTCCCAGATTGAATGAATTTAAGGTTCTGGAGCAATTTTACGGGTTTACTGCCCCTGTGTACGGAGGCGGTCTGCCTGTCAGCCTAATCTCAGTTTTGATTCCTCCCTGGATTTTCCAGAAGGTCCTGCTTTTTACCATATTGTTCTTGAGCGGGTACTCGATGCACAAACTGGTAAGCACGTTTACGCAGTCGAAAACGGCCCGGTTTTATGCGGGTCTGCTGTACATGCTCAACCCCTACACATACATCAGAACCGTAGTTGGACACTGGGGCATATTACTTGCATACGCCATTCTTCCGCTGGCAATCAAATACTTTTTAGAACTTCTGGACAAAAGAGATTCGAGAAGCATAATGAAGGCCGTTCTGATAACGACTATCGTGGCGTTCAACGCCCACACGTTTTTCATGGCGTTTCTGGTTTTCTCAATCCTTTTCCTGTTCAGAGTTTACAGAGAAAAATCAGCAACTGGCTTGATAAAGCCCTTGGCAGTATTCTTTACTCTCTTTCTGGCATTGGATACCTACTGGCTGATTCCGCTGATCACAGCCCAGAGGACGACAGTACTCACCCACATTTCGACAGAGGATCTCGCAGCCTTCGCCCCCCGCATAGAATCTTTCTCGGCTCTGTTCACCTTGGCAAGCATGCACGGATTTTGGCGAGCCGGCTATCTCTATGCCAAGGATTTTCTGCCGTTCTGGTGGGTTTTCTTCGTTTTCATTCTGTTCTTGGCAGTTCACGGCTTTGTGTCTTGCTTCAGAAATGAGAGACTTTGGGTTTATGTTAGGGCCTTCGGATTGATCTGGCTTGCTGGTCTGATTCTGGCGACGGGAATAAGAAGCCCCTTTGAAGGATTTTTCAGGTTTCTCTTTGACCACATCCCCCTGATGAAGGGGATGAGGGACACGCACAAGTTCGTGACCATGCTGGCTTTGTCCTACTCCTTCCTTGGTGCTCTCGGTGTGGCTGAGATAGAGAGGGGCCTTGAGGGTCTGAAGAAAGAGAATGGTGTGAAGCTAAGGAAGGCCGCAATTGTAATCCTGTTCGTGCCATTGGTGTATTCATTCACGTTCTTCAACGGATTCGCCGGACAGATTAAACCGGCAGATTTTCCAAAGGACTGGTATGAGGTGAATGAGTTCCTGAACAAGGATAAAGATGATTTCAGGGTTCTGTTCTTACCCTGGCACCTTTACATGGACTTCCACTGGGTTCCGAATAAAGACAAACGTATAGCAAATCCCGCTCCTCTGTTCTTCGACAAGGCTGTTATCTCCGCCAAAAATATTGAGGTGTCCGGCATTTATCGGCAGATCTACTCCCCCTCTCAGCTTTACATCGACCAAATTCTGAGCAAAAGAAACGGCATAACCAACTTCGGCGAACTCGTAAGCATTTTGGGAGTCAAATACATCCTTCTTACTAAGGAAGTGGACTACAAGAGCTACTTTTTCCTGTTCAATCAGAGCGATTTGAAACTTGTTCTGGAAACTGAAAACTTCTACGTTTTCGAAAACAAACAGTTTAAGGGCAGAATTTTTTCTGTGGCCGGGACTGCATATGTCAGAAACTGGGACGAGCTGATAAAGCGGAGCAAAATGGAGGATTTAACCACAAGACTTTATGTGATTGGAAGCGGTGAGGAGGAGAATTTTGAAACCTACAGAAAACTTGAATATGAAAAGGTAAGCCCGGTAAAATACGATATCCGAGATAAACCTCTGAAATATGTTGTCTTCACGGAAGAATACTCCAAAGACTGGAAGCTCGATGGCAGAGAACCTGTGAAAGCTTATGGTGTTGTTAATGCCTATGCTGTATCTGACATTTCTGAATCAAAAGAAGTGGTCTATGAGAGATTTTACAGGGTTTGCTTACCCTCCTATATCGCTTCACTCATAACGTTTATTGGCTGTGCGGGTTACATGTTGCGCGGCTGGAAGATTGCAAGGAAAGGTCGTGTGAGGTAG
- a CDS encoding PGF-CTERM sorting domain-containing protein — translation MVSDREKNLTSVLITLLIIAMLILSQPSTALMLSVQPDKSTYNTGETVTLTATIKIESNELLPIQDVRLVLVKDGSEYENVSLPIQETTTDVQGANINFNVSVSWADVGYGYGYGYASYNGSGYYMGYGYGYGYGYAGQYTGSGTATISYTIKFTVSAAGSYDAKLVVKANGNEFVQSSSFTVSSPPAPTPTPTQQPTSGGGWFIPLPPPTPEETPTPTPTPTPEATPTPEVTPTSTPSPTPTPVSTPVKTVTPAPTPTKTVTPTPTPEVTPTKKPWWRIPGFEAVFALIAIATVGVMLRRGRR, via the coding sequence ATGGTATCAGACAGGGAAAAAAATCTGACAAGTGTGTTGATCACTCTGTTGATAATTGCGATGCTGATTTTGAGTCAGCCATCGACTGCGTTAATGCTCAGCGTTCAGCCCGATAAAAGCACCTACAACACGGGCGAGACTGTTACACTGACTGCCACAATCAAAATAGAAAGTAATGAGCTGCTGCCAATCCAGGATGTGAGGTTGGTACTTGTAAAGGATGGGTCGGAATACGAGAATGTGAGTTTACCAATTCAGGAAACAACTACGGATGTGCAGGGAGCAAATATCAACTTCAACGTTTCTGTAAGCTGGGCTGATGTGGGGTATGGATACGGATACGGCTATGCAAGCTACAATGGTTCCGGATACTACATGGGGTATGGTTACGGTTATGGTTACGGTTACGCCGGACAGTATACCGGAAGCGGAACTGCCACGATCAGCTACACCATCAAGTTTACGGTAAGTGCAGCAGGGAGCTACGATGCGAAACTTGTTGTAAAGGCCAATGGAAATGAGTTTGTGCAGAGCAGCTCGTTTACGGTCTCGTCTCCACCGGCTCCGACACCCACCCCGACACAGCAGCCCACTTCTGGTGGAGGATGGTTCATTCCGCTGCCGCCACCCACGCCTGAAGAGACTCCAACTCCGACACCAACACCAACGCCTGAAGCAACACCTACACCGGAAGTCACACCAACGTCAACACCATCGCCGACGCCGACTCCGGTTTCGACACCGGTAAAGACCGTTACGCCAGCACCAACTCCGACCAAGACTGTCACGCCAACACCAACACCTGAGGTAACACCAACCAAGAAACCATGGTGGCGGATCCCAGGATTCGAAGCGGTATTTGCGCTGATTGCAATAGCCACCGTAGGGGTTATGCTCAGGAGAGGCAGGAGGTAG
- a CDS encoding sugar phosphate isomerase/epimerase family protein yields MTMMLGFQPDVEHSLEQAFEFAANNGFNHVELLMDHPHYHYSAIHPQQVSELSMSYEVDVLIHAPAITTNFLAISDVARQASYEELGKTLYFAEKSEAKVVTVHIGWNPGFITSRGFIFREEWFDRHNEKVLTEEFLPFIRENEIIAIENTIGISGGIKKGLERIINETDVWLTFDIGHYAVKTGHDLFMENFDRVINVHLHDNRGDFDEHLKLGAGSIDFSIIPENYRNYLTLELRDEDAILESKDFIYAHGFWM; encoded by the coding sequence ATGACAATGATGCTAGGTTTTCAGCCCGATGTTGAACACAGCTTAGAGCAGGCATTTGAGTTTGCGGCAAATAATGGCTTCAACCATGTGGAGCTTTTGATGGATCACCCTCATTATCACTACTCTGCAATTCACCCACAGCAGGTTTCCGAGCTTTCCATGAGCTACGAGGTGGACGTGCTGATACACGCTCCAGCGATAACCACCAACTTTCTCGCAATAAGCGATGTTGCCAGGCAGGCCAGTTACGAAGAGCTTGGAAAAACGCTGTATTTTGCTGAAAAAAGCGAGGCAAAGGTAGTTACAGTCCATATCGGATGGAATCCCGGATTCATCACATCGAGGGGGTTTATTTTCCGGGAAGAATGGTTCGACAGACACAATGAAAAGGTTCTGACAGAAGAATTCCTGCCATTCATCAGAGAAAACGAGATCATAGCAATAGAGAACACAATAGGAATTTCGGGAGGAATAAAGAAGGGTCTGGAGAGGATAATCAACGAAACGGACGTCTGGCTAACATTTGACATCGGACATTATGCGGTAAAGACAGGACACGACCTTTTCATGGAGAACTTCGACAGAGTCATAAACGTCCACCTCCATGATAACAGGGGTGACTTTGACGAACACCTGAAACTCGGTGCAGGCAGCATAGATTTCTCGATAATACCTGAAAATTACAGAAACTATCTGACACTCGAGCTCAGGGACGAGGACGCGATTCTCGAGTCAAAGGATTTCATTTATGCCCATGGTTTCTGGATGTGA
- the argB gene encoding acetylglutamate kinase, whose translation MEKVSTLLEALPYIKEFHGQTMVIKIGGHAMVSDERLEQTVRDIMLLYFVGIKPVVVHGGGPEISEKMEKFGIKPKFIDGLRITDEDTIEIVEMVLDGKINSKIISYFIKNGAKAVGISGKDGLLVIARKKKVKKRIGESEVEVDLGYVGETEYVNPRILEILIDNGFIPVISPVAADLNGNIYNMNADVVAGDVAGALRAKKMIMLTDVNGIYRDVNDESSFISKMSAKELENLLKAGMLSGGMIPKAEAALNALKSGVEKVHIINGSIEHSILLELFTKEGIGTMVHR comes from the coding sequence ATGGAAAAGGTGAGCACCCTTCTTGAAGCCCTCCCGTATATCAAGGAATTCCACGGTCAGACAATGGTAATCAAGATAGGGGGCCATGCAATGGTCAGCGATGAGAGGCTCGAACAGACCGTGAGAGACATAATGCTGCTCTATTTTGTCGGCATTAAACCCGTGGTCGTGCATGGAGGGGGGCCGGAGATAAGCGAGAAAATGGAAAAATTCGGCATAAAGCCAAAATTCATCGACGGATTGAGGATAACAGACGAAGATACGATAGAAATAGTGGAGATGGTTCTCGATGGAAAAATAAATTCGAAGATAATCTCATATTTCATAAAGAACGGTGCAAAAGCCGTTGGAATCTCAGGTAAAGACGGTCTGCTTGTCATAGCAAGAAAAAAGAAGGTGAAGAAGAGAATTGGTGAGAGTGAGGTCGAGGTGGACCTTGGCTACGTTGGCGAAACCGAATACGTAAATCCCAGAATTCTGGAAATTCTGATAGACAACGGGTTCATTCCAGTCATATCGCCGGTCGCTGCAGATCTAAACGGCAACATATACAATATGAATGCAGACGTGGTGGCAGGTGATGTTGCCGGAGCGCTCAGGGCCAAGAAAATGATCATGCTCACAGACGTCAACGGAATTTACAGGGATGTGAACGATGAAAGCTCGTTCATATCTAAAATGAGCGCGAAAGAGCTTGAAAATCTTCTGAAAGCGGGCATGCTCTCGGGAGGCATGATACCCAAAGCGGAAGCTGCACTGAACGCCCTGAAAAGCGGTGTGGAAAAAGTGCACATAATAAACGGCTCAATTGAACACTCAATTCTTCTTGAGCTGTTTACAAAGGAGGGGATAGGAACCATGGTCCACCGGTGA